The Chitinophaga caeni genome segment AAACCTAGCTGCTCTACCGGTACCAAAATTCGGAACCCAACCGTAGATGGCGTTACCGGAACCGTCAACGGACGCTTGAACTCCATCCCCGCTACCACCTGCATTCGCCGTAATACCATTACCGTTGCCTTCTGTCAAAGCTAATAGAGCAGGTCCGTTCCCCGCAGGGTTAGATGAATAAAATAATCCGCCATATCCACCTGTACCGGAAGATAAACCGTAAACACCCGCTGTACCAAAATTGGCAAATATGGAATTTACTTCCCCCTTAATTGCGGGGCTTGTACCCGTTGCTTTATCTACTTTGAAATTCCCTGCCGTCCCGTTACCTACGGTCGTTACGGTAATTACATCGTTGTCATTATCCGTATTGAAAATATCAAACCTTCCTGCCCTACCTAAACTAAAGGAGGGAACCCATGCATATAATGCATTACCGCTACCATCCACGTTTGTTTCTACGCCATTGCCGTCTTTACCTGCATTTGCTGTAATAGCATTGCCATTACCATCCGTAAGAGCTACTAATGCAGGACCGGTCCCGCCGGTATTAGCGGCATGAAATAAACCTGCAAAGCCTCCCGTTCCGCTAGAAATTCCGAAAATACCTGCTGCTCCGAAGTTTCCGAAGATCGTATTCACTTCCCCTCTTACTGCGGCGCCGACGCTATTGGTATTATCTACTTTAAATGAGGCAGCGTTACCCAAGGTGTTGTCTGGAATGTTACCATTTCCATTTGTAACAACTTCCAAGGTATTAGCATCGATATTAGTGGAATTAAAGTTTTCAAATCTGCCTGCACGGCCTGTACTGCCGTTTACTCCTACTTGCCCGTAAACGCCAACCCCGGTATTATTGGTGCTTGAAGCGATAAAACCCCTGACACCGTATCCTCCCCCGTCATTTCTACCAACCACGGCACCGGCTATATCGCTGGTAGTTCTACCAACGATAGCTTCCCCGCCGCCATTGTTGTCTCCAACTATTCCTGCGGATGTTTGTTGACTAGTTATACCATGCACAGAAAAGCCGTTTCCCGTATTCGAGACGATACCAGCCCCGTTTCCCGTAGTATTCACCGTTAAACCGGTACCATTCCCTACGGTTGAGATAGCCGCCACGTTATTATTGTTCGCATTGTTGTATATCGCCATAGAAGCTGCAGAGCCATTATTAGAAGTGGCTATTAAACCTATACCGCTATTACTGTTCGCATAAACGCCTGTTCCCGCGCCGGAAGAATTTCCGTAAACTCCCAAACCGGTAGGTGTGACACCATATACACCCCAGCCGCTTCCATCTTGTGAACCCCAAACGCCAATACCTAAACCGCCTGTTCCAGCGTTAACGCCTCTAACCGCCGCGCTAAATCCACCCGGCGCTGTTTGGAGAATATCACCACGGATAGCGCTCACGTTGACCGTGGTGCTGTTGTTGGCTCCCCTGATTGCCGTTCCATCACCATCGTTTGTAAGGTCAAACATGGTATTGGCCAGGTTTAATGTCGCGGAATACGGCAAAACTAAGCCGGAAGAAATAGTAGTAGGTTTCCAATTAGTACCATCAAAGCCTAGTAATTGATTGGCTAAAGGAGGAGTTGCTTCTACGGGTGTACCATTTAATTTTACCACGGTAGGATTCGGGTAATTTCCTGATAAATCGCCCCCGGCGGCCCCAGTTAATTCCCCGGCAGGTCCTTGTGGACCCGCTGGTCCAACCGGTC includes the following:
- a CDS encoding collagen-like domain-containing protein, which encodes MRRILILLIFLSSSWGLAKAQNSFSGINYQAVARNANGTVLSNQALSVRISILGGSSAGPVQYQEMHDVITNSLGLFNLQIGKGAAQTGTFNSVPWNNANQYLKVEVAVGSSSYAVLGTSPLLAVPFALYSANGVKGDKGDKGDQGDPGPAGPQGPKGDQGDPGATGPAGPQGVQGVPGPTGATGPIGPAGAMGAPGPIGPVGPAGAQGPQGDPGPVGPQGVQGDPGPIGPAGATGPQGIQGDPGPIGPIGPVGPAGPQGPAGELTGAAGGDLSGNYPNPTVVKLNGTPVEATPPLANQLLGFDGTNWKPTTISSGLVLPYSATLNLANTMFDLTNDGDGTAIRGANNSTTVNVSAIRGDILQTAPGGFSAAVRGVNAGTGGLGIGVWGSQDGSGWGVYGVTPTGLGVYGNSSGAGTGVYANSNSGIGLIATSNNGSAASMAIYNNANNNNVAAISTVGNGTGLTVNTTGNGAGIVSNTGNGFSVHGITSQQTSAGIVGDNNGGGEAIVGRTTSDIAGAVVGRNDGGGYGVRGFIASSTNNTGVGVYGQVGVNGSTGRAGRFENFNSTNIDANTLEVVTNGNGNIPDNTLGNAASFKVDNTNSVGAAVRGEVNTIFGNFGAAGIFGISSGTGGFAGLFHAANTGGTGPALVALTDGNGNAITANAGKDGNGVETNVDGSGNALYAWVPSFSLGRAGRFDIFNTDNDNDVITVTTVGNGTAGNFKVDKATGTSPAIKGEVNSIFANFGTAGVYGLSSGTGGYGGLFYSSNPAGNGPALLALTEGNGNGITANAGGSGDGVQASVDGSGNAIYGWVPNFGTGRAARFANFNSSNSQPVVHITTAGTGTTILANHTGASGNLAVFQSSGANVARINKAGRGFFNGGTQNSGADVAESFDVQGSKDAYEPGDVLVISVDVDRTVEKSQEAYSTLVAGVYATKPGVLLTEKDIEDQTIEKQVPMGVIGVIPTKVCDEGGVIKRGDLLVSSSKPGYAMKADINKVKPGQVIGKALQEFDGKTGKIKVLVSIK